A stretch of the Microscilla marina ATCC 23134 genome encodes the following:
- a CDS encoding response regulator transcription factor, with protein sequence MITLYLIDDHALVRLGLKKILSRFDEIKILSDFSSAAEALEQLDHVKPDLVLCDISLPEMDGIEFTKKAKSKHPDLKVIMLSSHKEEFYVLKAVEAKADGFLHKDVLENELIEAIKRVNQGGNFYSQDISQIIINSFVNGDKPSIPQLSAREKEVLHFLVEGLSNKEIADKLFISSKTVDNHRANILKKLNLKNNVQLVRFALEHKLV encoded by the coding sequence ATGATAACACTATACCTTATTGACGATCACGCCCTTGTAAGACTTGGGTTGAAAAAGATTTTATCCAGATTTGATGAGATTAAAATTTTATCAGACTTTAGCAGTGCGGCCGAAGCACTGGAGCAATTAGACCATGTAAAACCAGATTTGGTATTATGCGACATTAGTCTGCCCGAAATGGATGGTATAGAGTTTACTAAAAAAGCCAAAAGCAAGCATCCCGACCTGAAGGTAATTATGCTAAGTTCGCACAAAGAAGAGTTTTATGTATTGAAAGCAGTGGAAGCCAAAGCTGACGGGTTTTTGCATAAGGATGTGCTCGAAAACGAATTAATAGAGGCAATCAAAAGGGTCAATCAAGGAGGAAACTTTTATAGCCAAGACATTTCTCAAATCATTATCAACAGTTTTGTCAACGGCGATAAACCCTCTATTCCTCAATTGTCTGCCCGTGAAAAAGAAGTGCTACACTTTTTGGTAGAAGGATTGTCGAACAAAGAGATAGCCGATAAACTATTTATTAGCTCCAAAACTGTAGACAACCATCGGGCAAATATTCTGAAAAAATTGAATCTCAAAAACAACGTACAGCTCGTAAGATTTGCCCTCGAACATAAGCTGGTATAG